Within the Alteromonas sp. M12 genome, the region AAAGCTTACTTAATGAAAACCGCAAACTAGTTGAGCGTTTAGATACAGTCGATATCGAAATTAGCAGTTTGCGTGGGCGTGTTGATGAAGAATTACAAGTGCAAATGGACCAGATGCTGGCATTGCAAAACGAACTTTTAGCGATTTCCCGTGAAGCAGAAAACCAGCGTAAAGCTGAGCTGGAAAAAAATAGTTTCGCTTGGCTAACCGACCCGCTGTTTTTAATTTTTCTTTCAGTACTTTTGACCATTAGTTTACTCGGCGCATTGGCAATGTGGTTAATTCGTCGCAAGCGCACTGAAGCTGAAACTGACGCCATACTAGATGAAAATCACGCTGCGATATTGGAGCAAAGTGATGAAATGGATGATCTGGCTGATGCCCTAACCAATGAATTAAGCGAAGAACTAGATGATAGTGACGATGACGACTTATTTGGCGATGACGATCTCTTAGATGATGTTTTGGCCGAAGAGTTAGAAGAGTCTTTAGATGCAGACAGTGACGACAATTTCGAAGCCTTTGATGATTTGGATGATGAAAGTCTAGATCCAGTGATAGAAGAGTCGACCGATGATATTGCAAAGGAAGACAACCCGCTTGAAGACGATCTAGATAATTTATTTGATGAAGAAGAAGACTTACTTGCTGATATTGGTGATGAATTAGGCGAAAGCGACAGTTTAGCAGAAGCAAAAAGCGATGACGTGCTAGCTGATGATGAATTGGATTTGTCGGAATCTAACCTTGATGTCAGTGCTGATGACGAGTTAAGCGAAGAAATAGCTGATTTAGATATTGATACGTCAGAAAACGACGTTGAGCAAATCGATTCAGATTCCAAAGCCGCAGATCTGGATGCGGAATCAAGCCCTTCAATTTCAGCCCCAGACATTGATGATGAGCCCGACAAACCAGAAATCAGTATCGATGAATTGCTCGAACAGCCACTAGCAGAAGAAGATGGCGATTCAATTATTTCTGATAACTCAGATTTAATGAATGAGGAAATGCTGCAGAGTATTGATAAAGAAATTCATCAACAGAATGCCCAACTGGATAATATTACTGATGAGTTGCTCAATGAAATAGAGCAACTGGAGCAAATGGGCGGGATGCTCGAGGAACAGCCAGAAACGCCTGCGGATGACGAGTCGACTGAAAGTCAGATGGGAATTCAGGAATTAGATTCACTGTCGGAGAGCATTGAAGATGACGATGATATCAGCGTTGATGTTGACGATGGTGAAGAGCTCGATATTGCGGATGAGCTGTTTGATGCGATCGAAGATAGTGAAACAGAAGCTAATGTTGACAGCGAAATTGAAACCTCTGCAGAGGTTCAACCTACAGAAGACCTAGATGTAGGTATATCCAACGACAATCAAATCGATGAAAATCAAAATATTGTTGATGTTGATGACATCGACGATTTACTAAATCAACAAAGTGTTGATAACAGCAGTGTAGAATCTCTGTCTGCAGACGAACTTTTAGCCGAAATTGAAGCTGATAAACAACAACCTGCGGACGAAGCCGTCAAACCTGAAACTGATGTTCAAGGCCAGTCTGAAGAGCCTGTTGTTGAGCAGTCTCAACAAGATATAAATGTAAAAAGTGAAGACGTAGAGCAAGTTCAAGATATCGAGGAAGCTTTAGATGTTGTAGAAGAACAACAAAACCTTGAAGAGACAGAGCACACTGAAGAAGATTTAACTGCCGAACAAAGTAGCGAGAGCGATACCGACATAAATAAAGTCGAAAATCACGGCATCGAAGATCTCGACAAGGCGCTAGATGAATTTGAGCAAGAAGTGGTATCTGAAGCCACAAGTTTTGATGTTGAGTTAGATGATGAAACCTTAAGCTCCGCAAGCGAAGATCTGGATGATATGCAATTAGAGCAGATTATCCCGCCAGAGAAAGATGACGATATAGAGAAAGTATTATCGGGTTTTGATGAAGAGATCCCAAGTATTGATGATATTGATAGTTTGACGGGTGAGGATTCGGATGGTTTTGATGATGACGATTTAGACGAAGCTCTCAAAGCATTTGATGAAGGCTATCTAGACGAGCAAGACACCCAGACGGAAAAACAACCATCTGAAAAGCGTGAAAATGTAGAGTTAGATGATTTACCTGGGTTAGGTGATTGGTTGTCCTCTGATGATGCAGAAGAAACGAACTCCCTTGATGAGCTAGAGAATACAAGCTTTGATGAGTTGCTCGATAGTCTTGATTCAAGCGAAATAGACGCACCGGAAAATTCACCGATTGTTGATAAAGATCCATTAGCCAACATTGATAGTGGTTTGGATTTCGACGCACTTCTAAATGATATAGATGATGCGCCAGGGCAAACCAAAGAAACAGTAACTGAGGAAAAATCAGAAGACGATTTTCTAGATGTGGATGATTTAATCAACGAAAGTATCGAGGCCGAAGGAACCCTTGATATTGACAAGGAACTTAATCTTGCTGCAGCCTTCGAATCTTACGAAGGTTTTGGTGAAGCCGACGAAGTGGATGTTGACTCAGACAACGGCATTGGTGCTAAGTTAGATTTGGCCCAAGCCTATTTGGAAACTGACGATATTGACTCAGCTAAAGAGTTGTTGGAAGAAGTATTACAAAAAGGAGACCAAACACAGCAAGAGGAAGCTAAAGAGCTACTGGAAAAACTTGCTTAAAGTCTTCACCAAGTGAATTATTGGCCTTGTTGACGAACTGACTAAGACAACGACGGTAATCGGTGAAGGTTGACTATTCTTTTGTACTGTTAGCGCTACTTATCCGATGTTCTTTACACTAGCAGCCAAATTGTATTGCTTCAATCATCGGCTGCATTGAAATAGAGTAGGCTCAGTTCTTTCTTACCCTAAAAAATAAATTCAAATATCAATGGGTTAAAAGGTAACTGCTTAAAATACTGAGTAATCAACTCAATGATTTCAATGTGGAAATATGTTTTGTAATCAAAGTTACTCTATTTTTTACTCTCTTCGATGAGGATGTTTTTGAGATTATCAAAGCTCTCTCTATGCGCCTCAAATATTGCTAACTGACCTTCGAAAGCGCCTTTGTAGAGGCTAATTGCAACAATCAGATCTGCTCTAGAGCCTGACGAGGAAATTGCTTCATCCATTGGTAAAACGTCGATCAATGAACTCAACCGCACTAACGAAACGAGATAGGGCCTTGTCCATTCTCGATTAGCTTGATTTGCATGAATAAAATAATCTGTTAAAGAGGCGTGATAAACAAGTTTAGCGCGCAAAGTTTCGTTATTTAAAACACTCATATCGCCGTTAGTAACAAGCTGCTGGTAGGTTTCTGACTGGCCTTCTGGGCGGGGTAAAGAAAATGCAGTTTCAAAAAAACGTTGCATCAGTTCAATATCAGCACCATTAGGGTAATTGAGAATTTGCTGTTCAAACTCTTCTACAATTGGCGTATTTGATTTAATGAATTCAATAGCCTCGACAGTATCGTTCTCAAGCATTGTAAAGTCGGAGTGCAAACGAGTAATGATTTGTAACTCACGTTTGCTGTCTTTGCGTGCTTCATTCCAACTTGTTATTTGAAAAGCAATCAAAATACCTGCAACTACAATAAAAAAGTCGATTGCTACAGCGAACCAATCTTGTGCTTTAACGTGTTTTGAAATTCTTCTCAATAACATGTCGAGTCCCTACGTTTGTGTTCAACAAGCTTAGCATACTATTAAACCTTGTATATGGCACTCAGGTTCGCTTTGGTGGTAGTGACCTTAAATAAATTGCATCGTTAAAACGCGTTAAAATCGGTAGTTTTAATTTCCAGTGCAGCCGTTATCAAATAGTAATTTTGAATATTTATTGTGTGTTATCGACTATGATTTGGAAACTTAACCTATCTTTCAATCTACTATTTACAAACATGCTATGAAAAGTAATGTAAATTTCATTACAATGTCGCAATTTTCAGCATTGAATAGCGCAAATAATGCGTTTAGTGGAATTCAGACTTTTTAAACAAGGGCCTCAGTGGAACAACAACAAACAAATCGAATCGCATTAGGGATTGAATACGATGGCAGCAATTATTATGGCTGGCAAAGACAATCTCAAGTCACTAGTGTGCAATTGCATTTAGAAAAAGCCTTGAGCAAAGTTGCAAATCATCCTGTCGCTGTATTATGTGCTGGCAGAACAGATGCTGGGGTTCACGCTACTGGTCAAGTAGTGCATTTCGAAACACCTGCTTTTCGACCAGAAAGAAGTTGGACATTAGGAGTGAATACGCATTTGCCCAAAGATATTGCTGTCAAATGGGCGAAGCAAGTGAGTCCCGATTTTCACGCGCGTTTTTCTGCGGTAGGACGACGCTATCGTTATATTATTTATAACAATCCATTTCGCCCAGCAATACTGGCAGGTGGCTTGACACATATGTATACTGAACTTGACCATCAAAAAATGCATGAAGCAGCACAATGTTTGGTGGGAGAGCATGATTTTAGTGCATTCAGAGCCTCGTTATGCCAAGCTAATTCGCCAGTGCGTAGGCTTGAACATATTCAGGTTACACGACGCGGTCAATACATTATGATTGATGTGCAAGCAAACGCATTTTTGCATCATATGGTACGAAATATTACCGGCAGTCTTGCCGTAATAGGCAGTGGTGAGCAACCGGTTGAATGGATGAAAAAATTGCTTGATCAAAAAGACAGGGCTAAGGCAGGGGCTACGGCTAAACCAAATGGCTTGTATTTAGTTGATGTACTTTATCCTGAGCATTTTGGGATTCCTGAGATTCCACTAGGTCCGGCATTTTTCTGAGTGTCATTCGATCAATCGGAATCAGTGTTACTACTTCTTAGACCAGTTTTGTTTTCTTCCCAAGACTAAACTATGTTTTAATGGCGAGAATAGATATTTTACGTCGATAAGATGTCGATAATGCGATATTAATCATGATTTTGGCGAAAATAGCAGCATATACAGCGCAAATTTTTGCAATTAGGATGAATTGAATGAGTTGGATACAAAAAATACTACCGCGAACCCAGTCCTCTATTAAAAGTAATGTGCCTGAGGGGATTTGGACTAAATGTGGATCTTGTGGAGCGGTTTTATATAAAACCGAATTAGAGAAGCAACTTGAAGTGTGCCCTAAATGTGATCACCACATGCGCATCACGGCTCGAGCAAGAATTAACTCCTTTTTAGATCAGGCCGATCGAAAAGAAATCGGAGAAGATTTAGAGCCTCAAGATGTATTGAAATTCAAAGACTCTAAACGTTATAAAGATCGCCTAGCCGCCGCTCAAAAAGCAACCAAAGAAAAAGACGCTTTGATTGTTATGCAAGGCAAATTGAAAGGCATGCCAGTAGTTTGTGCCGCATTTGAATTCTCATTTATGGGTGGCTCCATGGCCTCGGTTGTTGGCGCTCGTTTTGTCAAAGCAGTAGAGGCTTGTTTAGAACATAATATGCCATTGGTGTGCTATTCAACCAGTGGTGGCGCGCGTATGCAGGAAGCATTATTTTCCTTGATGCAAATGGCTAAAACCAGTGCAGCTTTAGCGCGAATGAGTAAAAAAGGCTTACCCTATATATCAGTTTTAACTGATCCTACTATGGGTGGAGTTTCCGCCAGTTTGGCTATGTTAGGTGATATTAATATCGCTGAGCCTAAAGCATTAATCGGATTCGCAGGTCCAAGAGTTATTGAGCAGACCGTACGTGAAACTTTACCTGATGGTTTCCAACGCAGTGAATTTTTAGTGGAGAAGGGCGCTATCGATATGATTGTTGACCGTCGCCAGATGCGTGACAAAATCTACGATTTATTGAAAAAGCTACATACACAGCCCCATTAATGTCAAATAACACATCTACAGAAGACCAGAACAAGCCTAGTTTGTCCTGGTCTCTTTCTACTTGGCTAGATTATTTACAAGCCATCCATAGCAAATCTATCGATATGGGTCTTGCCCGAACCCAGCAAGTCTATGAGCGTTTGAATTTAGATTTTTCAAACAGTTCTGTGGTGACTGTTGCCGGAACTAATGGCAAAGGCACAACTTGTCGAATGATTGAGATGGGGTTACGCATGCAACAACAAACTGTTGCCGTGTATAGTTCACCGCATATTATTGATTATAGGGAGCGAGTGCGCATTAACGGCTTGATGCTAAGCGAACAAGTGCATGTGAATGCGTTTATGCAAGTAGAGCATGCTCGAGGTGCTATTTCGCTTACCTATTTTGAGTTTGCTACCTTAGCTGCGCTAGTGTTAATTGCCAATCAGCAACCAGACTTTGTGGTGTTGGAAGTTGGTTTAGGCGGTCGTTTGGATGCGGTTAATATAGTTGATCCCAATCTCGCTGTAATTACAAGTATTGCCCTTGACCACCAAGATTGGCTAGGGGATACCCGAGAGCTTATTGCTACAGAAAAAGCCGGCATAATGCGTCCCAAGGTTCCTGTAGTTGTAGGCGAGCCAGTGCCGCCAGAAACACTGTTAATAGCGGTTGATAAAATGCAAGCGCAACCATCTTGGCAAGGAAAAGAGTTTGGCTTTGAGGATTGTGATACAAGTTGGTGTTGGTATAATCAGTCAGTCCAATTTAGTGATTTATCAATTCCATTGATCCCAATGCAAAACGCGTCAACGGCGTTGCAAGTATTGAGTTTGTTAGGGCATTTACCTCGCAATCAAGATGAGGTCAACAAACTCATCGAAAAATCGAGCTTACCTGGGCGCTTTGAAGAGATTAGTCAGCAGCCTAAGATCATTGTTGATGTCGCCCATAATCCGCAAGCAACCGAGTTATTGGCTGCACGAATTGGACGAATGAAATACACGCAATTGCATCTGGTTGTGGCTATGTTGGAAGATAAAGATATCGCCGGTAGTTTTTTACCACTTGAATCGCTGAAAGCCAATTGGTATGTTGCGTCTCTTAATGTGCCTCGCGGCGCAAAGAGTAAACAATTAAAAACAGTGCTCACTGAATCACAAAAAGTGGTAGAGTTTGAGCATGTTTCTGATGCGCTACTTGCAGCAACGAAAAATGCTGGAAATGATGATTTGATCATTGTGTTTGGTTCATTTTTCACGGTAAGCGAAGTGTTGCAAGCATCTTAATTCGACTGAATAAATATACGATGCTACTGGTCTAAAAGAGGAAAAGTCTTGTCTTCAGCACTACAAAACCGATTGGTGGGCACCATTATAGTCGTTGCATTAGCAGTGATTTTTCTGCCTGATTTGCTCGATGGTGAAAAACAAACTAGCCAAGATCTATTTGAATCAATACCAGATCAACCTAAAATGCGTGAACTTAATGAAACGCAAGATTTCCCTCTCGAGCAAGTCGAACAAGAAGTAAATCGCAAGGTTGAAATTGTACCTGACGTAGCAATCGACGATTTTGAGATTAACCAAAATGAAGATAACAACGAGCTGGCATCGCGCCAAGACTCGCCGGTTAATGATTCATCTTCTCAAAAAACTGAAAATAAAAAAATTACCCCGAGCGAAATAGATCACTCGATTGAAGACAAAGTAGAAGTCAATCCCGGTAAAATGGATAATCGTTTACTAGCCAAAGCAGGTTGGGTTGTTCAATTAGGTGTGTTTCGTCATCAAAAAAATGTCAGCGAATTGCTTAGTACACTGCGAAATGCAGGTTATCAAGCATTCAGTCGACCAGTTCAAACGAGCACTGGTGAGTTAACAAAAGTGTTTGTTGGACCTGAGTTAAATAAAGAAAAACTGCAAAAAGCGGTTCCACATCTTCGCGAATTGACTAAGTTGCAGGGTCGAGTAACACCATTCACAGTGAAATGAATACTAGAAATATATGCTATCTCTGATAGAATGCGCGCGATTTTAACGAACCAACAATTAATATGACCGGGTCATTATGAATTGGATAGATTTCACCATCATTGGCGTTATCGCTGTCTCCACCATTATAAGTTTGGTACGGGGATTTATTAAAGAAGCTATCTCTTTAGCTATTTGGTTCGCCGCTTTTTTTATTGCTAGCCAATTTTATGAATACCTTGCCGTCTACATGACTAAATTTGATGATCAGATGGTCAGAAATGGGGTGTCCATAGCGATTTTGTTTGCCAGTACGCTGATTCTAGGCGGATTGATAAATTACTTAATTGCGCGCTTAGTACAGTTTACTGGACTCACAGGTACCGACAGAGCCCTTGGCTCAGTTTTTGGTATTATCCGTGGCATTCTGATTGTGAGTGCTGCTTTGTTCTTCTTAGATACCTTCACTACTGCTTCCGAGTCGTCTTGGTGGATAGAGTCAGTATTAGTTCCTGAATTCACTCCCATTATTGAGTGGTTTTTTAGTTTTATACAAAATAACTCCAGTTTTTTAACGCCGAATAAATAGGTAAATTGCATGTGTGGTATTGTCGGAATTGTTGGAAAGAGTGCAGTAAGTCAAGCACTTTATGACGCGTTAACTGTTCTTCAGCATCGTGGGCAAGATGCCGCAGGGATCATGACTATAGATGATAAAATGTTTCATCTAAGAAAAGCGAATGGATTGGTGCGAGATGTATTTCACAATCGCCATATGCAACGTTTAACAGGCCAATTTGGTATTGGTCATGTGCGTTACCCCACTGCAGGGTCTTCAAGCTCAGCAGAGGCCCAACCGTTTTACGTCAACTCGCCATTTGGAATTGCTTTTGCACACAATGGGAATTTAACCAATGCCCATGATTTGCAAGATGAAGTATTCCGTATTGCCAGACGACATATCAATACGACGTCTGATTCAGAACTTTTATTAAATATTTTTGCCCATGAATTACAACAATGTGCAGGTTTAACCTTAACCCCTGAAGAGGTTTTCACCACGGTTGCCAATGTGCACAAGAAGATTCGTGGCGCTTATGCTGTGGTTGCTGCGATTATCGGCAATGGCATGGTTGCGTTTCGAGACCCATATGGCATACGTCCTCTTGCTTTAGGTAAGCGTAAAACTGAGCAGGGTGATGAATATATGGTTGCATCCGAAAGTGTTGCTCTAGATGCCGTAGGTTTTACGTTTATTCGTGATGTCGCACCAGGCGAAGCAATATATGTGACTGAAGAAGGTGAATTATTTACTAAACAGTGCGCGCAAAACCCTAAAAATATTCCCTGTATTTTCGAATTTGTTTACTTCGCAAGACCTGATTCCTTTATCGATGGAATATCAGTATATGCCTCGCGGGTGAATATGGGTAAAAAGCTAGGTCAGAAAATAGCCAAAGAATGGGCTGATTTAGATATTGATGTGGTTATTCCTATTCCGGAAACGTCTTCCGATGTAGCGTTGCAAATTGCTATAGAGTTGGACTTACCTTACCGTCAAGGCTACGTAAAGAACCGTTATATCGGTCGTACTTTTATCATGCCAGGTCAAACGCTTAGACGTAAGTCGGTGCGACGTAAACTTAACGCCATTAAATCAGAATTTAAAGACAAAAATGTTCTTCTGGTTGATGATTCAATTGTACGCGGCACTACATCTGAACAGATTATTGAAATGGCCCGTGAATCAGGTGCCAAGAAGGTGTATTTCGCGTCAGCTGCGCCAGAGATTCGTTTTCCAAATGTTTATGGTATTGATATGCCAAGTGCAAATGAATTGATCGCTTACGGCCGCGATATCGACGAAATTAGTGAGTTAATTAAAGCTGATGGGCTGATTTTCCAAGATATTCAAGATCTAGTTGAAGCGGTTAGTGCTGAGAATCCTGCCATTACTCGTTTTGAAACGTCTGTATTTGATGGTGAGTACATAACTGGTGATATTGACCAAGCTTATTTAGAGAGAGTTGATGGGGCCCGTTCTGAAGGGGCTAAAAAATCAATGATACAAACTGAATTAAGTAATTTGGAAATGCACAATATTGATTCGGATAATGACGATTAAGCCTATATTTAATCACTGTGATTAAATTTGCGGTTTATCGTTGATTTACATTAAGTGAGGCTCAGGCCTCACTTTTTATTTCAGCCTTGTAAACCCGTTACTGCTATTTTGAGCACGTTAAAAGCATCCCTTGGAATTGTGAATTATATCGGCCAGCCACCAAGGGCTTTCCATCTATTGACCATAAAACAAAATAACTCGGCGGTTTTCATCGTATCGTAAAGTGCTGAGTGGGCTTCTCTTTGGTCAAATTCGATTTGTGCCGCTTCACAGGCCTTAACCAGCACCGTCTGACCTAAGGTTAAACCGGCTAAACTGGTGGTATCAAATGATACAAAAGGATGGAAAGGAGTGCGTTTAATATTACACCTTTCAATGGCTGCATTCACAAAGCCTTGGTCGAATGATGCATTGTGGGCAACAATCACTGAGCGTTGGCATTCCGCTGCTTTTTGTTCTTTTCGGATCTCTTTGCACAAATTTTTAATTGCTTCAGATTCATCAATCGCGCCTCGTAATGCACAATAAGGATCAATACCGTTAAAGTCCAAAGCGGCTTGTTCGAGGTTTGCGCCCTCGAAAGGGTTAATATGGTAATGGAACGTTTTATCTATCTGAATGTCTCCAGAAGCTGTCATTTTCAATGTCACTGCTGCTAATTCTAATAAAGCATCAGTTTGCGCATTGAATCCAGCTGTTTCAACATCAATGACGACTGGGAAATATCCTCTAAATCGTTGGTTCAACAGGTGAATTGGATCTGACATGATAACCTTATTAATCGACAACATAGCTTGCTATTATGTCAACCTTTAAAGCCTTGTACCAGTTCAGTTGTGAATATGTTTAGGCGCATTTGCATTTGATAGGTCTAGTTGGTTATTATCCGTACACAACGGGTGATTAAACTTTTTGTTTCTAGTGTCGATATCTATAATGGATAAACACTATTTACTGGATTTCTGTCTGATATGAAAAAGTGCGCGATTTTTTTGGGCTTAACCCTCAGCTTTGCTAGCCAAGCTAGCTTGCGTCATTATGCAGCGCCAGTTGAGGATTCTCAGTGGCAAGTCAGTCAAAAAAGTCGCTTGCAATGTACTTTGAGTCACCAACTTCCTGGTTATGGAGAAGCTGCTTTTTACAGCACGGCTTCTAAGCAACTGAATATGGAATTTGAGTTGCAGATGTTAAGGTTACCAAACACCTATTCTGTTGCCTCCGTTTATTCAGTCCCACCCAAATGGATGCCAGGACAAATGCAGCGTGAAATTGCGCAAATGCCAATTCGCAAACAATACAATAGTGATTTACCGCAAAAAGCCGCTTGGACAATGTTAACTGAATTGGAAAAAGGTTTTTGGCCAACACTATATTATCAAGATTGGTATAGTGACTTCGATCGTATCGCTGTGGGTTTAAATGCCAGTAACTTTTCGAAACCCTATGTTGAGTTCGCTGAGTGTGTCGCTAATTTATTACCTTTTGCATTTGAAGATATTGCATACACAGTGCTAAGTTACAACAGCAATAGTACAGACTTAACCAAATACTCTAAAAAACGCCTACAAATGATCGGGGACTATTTAAAAGAAGATACAGATCTTGAGCTGGTTTTGTTAGATGGATACTCAGATAGTTATGGTGGTCGTTGGAACAACGAACAATTATCTATTCGTCGAGCAGAGGAAATTAAGGCGTACTTCACCGAAATGGGAGTAGATTCTTCTCGAATTGAGGTGACAGGTCATGGTGAACGCCGTCATGCGGCGACCAATACGAATAAGATGTCTCGTGCTAAAAATCGTCGAGTCATCATTCGAATGGCTAAACCCTAAATTCACAAAGCTCGCAATCGCGAGCTTGTTAGTTTTTACTAGTGACTCTAGAGCAATATCATCGCTTTTCTAAGTAATTTTCCAGCACATCGGTAAAGTCGGTAAATAAACCATCTACTTTTAAATCTTCGAATAGGATGTCTAGCACCTGTTGCGAAGAATACTTGGCTGGGAGGTCGTCTTTTCTAAATGTATAAGGATGAACTAGCAGCCCTGCTTGATGGGCATTGGCTAGTAAACTAGTTGGTGTTTTATTCGCAAAATCAAATAGTTGTGGAATCCATGGGCCAATACCTTGGGCTACTTTTGCAATTTCTTTGAGACCTTGTGCGGATTTCAAATATTCATAGTCAGAATTCGACTCTTGCCAACTGTTTTCAGCAATAAGCTGAATTAACTTCACCTTGGCATTTAACTCGTTCCTAAGACGCTGTGTTTCTGCGAAGTCAAAGCATTGCACATAAACATGGCTGTCTTGGTTATCCAAACCGTATTTACGCAGGATATTCAGGGTGATTTGACTTAAGTCCGCTCCGTGAGTTTGGTGCCAAAGGGGCGATTTGATTTCCACATAAAGACCCACATCTCGCTTAAATTGCCGATTAAGTTGTTGAATCAAATTAATTTGTTGTTCAAATGTGGCAATCTTAAATGATGACTGTCCATGATAGCGCTCTTGATTACGAGGCTCCTGAAAACGATATGGGAATACTTGTTCGCCTTTGTCATTTGTCCGCTCGTGTACATTAAGGGTTTGCAGTTCTGCCAAGGTGAAATCGAACGCGTAGTAGCGGCCGTCAGAGCGATGACGTTTTGGGAATATTTGTTCGACGTTGGTCACGGTTTCAAGGTGTATGTCATGCAGCACTACCGGTATTAAGTCTTTGCTCAAAACCAAATCTTGTTCTATGTAATCGGCCCCTTGGGAATATGCAAGGACAGCGGCTTCTAAGGTATGCTCAGGCAAGTATCCGGACGCCCCACGATGGGCAATAATTATCGGCTTGGCGTAAA harbors:
- the rnt gene encoding ribonuclease T, with product MSDPIHLLNQRFRGYFPVVIDVETAGFNAQTDALLELAAVTLKMTASGDIQIDKTFHYHINPFEGANLEQAALDFNGIDPYCALRGAIDESEAIKNLCKEIRKEQKAAECQRSVIVAHNASFDQGFVNAAIERCNIKRTPFHPFVSFDTTSLAGLTLGQTVLVKACEAAQIEFDQREAHSALYDTMKTAELFCFMVNRWKALGGWPI
- the glpQ gene encoding glycerophosphodiester phosphodiesterase; its protein translation is MPYKLPLLILLCLFCTQLYAKPIIIAHRGASGYLPEHTLEAAVLAYSQGADYIEQDLVLSKDLIPVVLHDIHLETVTNVEQIFPKRHRSDGRYYAFDFTLAELQTLNVHERTNDKGEQVFPYRFQEPRNQERYHGQSSFKIATFEQQINLIQQLNRQFKRDVGLYVEIKSPLWHQTHGADLSQITLNILRKYGLDNQDSHVYVQCFDFAETQRLRNELNAKVKLIQLIAENSWQESNSDYEYLKSAQGLKEIAKVAQGIGPWIPQLFDFANKTPTSLLANAHQAGLLVHPYTFRKDDLPAKYSSQQVLDILFEDLKVDGLFTDFTDVLENYLEKR
- the purF gene encoding amidophosphoribosyltransferase, whose amino-acid sequence is MCGIVGIVGKSAVSQALYDALTVLQHRGQDAAGIMTIDDKMFHLRKANGLVRDVFHNRHMQRLTGQFGIGHVRYPTAGSSSSAEAQPFYVNSPFGIAFAHNGNLTNAHDLQDEVFRIARRHINTTSDSELLLNIFAHELQQCAGLTLTPEEVFTTVANVHKKIRGAYAVVAAIIGNGMVAFRDPYGIRPLALGKRKTEQGDEYMVASESVALDAVGFTFIRDVAPGEAIYVTEEGELFTKQCAQNPKNIPCIFEFVYFARPDSFIDGISVYASRVNMGKKLGQKIAKEWADLDIDVVIPIPETSSDVALQIAIELDLPYRQGYVKNRYIGRTFIMPGQTLRRKSVRRKLNAIKSEFKDKNVLLVDDSIVRGTTSEQIIEMARESGAKKVYFASAAPEIRFPNVYGIDMPSANELIAYGRDIDEISELIKADGLIFQDIQDLVEAVSAENPAITRFETSVFDGEYITGDIDQAYLERVDGARSEGAKKSMIQTELSNLEMHNIDSDNDD
- a CDS encoding OmpA family protein; this translates as MKKCAIFLGLTLSFASQASLRHYAAPVEDSQWQVSQKSRLQCTLSHQLPGYGEAAFYSTASKQLNMEFELQMLRLPNTYSVASVYSVPPKWMPGQMQREIAQMPIRKQYNSDLPQKAAWTMLTELEKGFWPTLYYQDWYSDFDRIAVGLNASNFSKPYVEFAECVANLLPFAFEDIAYTVLSYNSNSTDLTKYSKKRLQMIGDYLKEDTDLELVLLDGYSDSYGGRWNNEQLSIRRAEEIKAYFTEMGVDSSRIEVTGHGERRHAATNTNKMSRAKNRRVIIRMAKP